The proteins below are encoded in one region of Telopea speciosissima isolate NSW1024214 ecotype Mountain lineage chromosome 10, Tspe_v1, whole genome shotgun sequence:
- the LOC122642812 gene encoding AT-hook motif nuclear-localized protein 28-like has protein sequence MAEYGRGGSSLSQTRDYHSHTSEEDDDHSPSRTGALFMIHSGTRSDVTPPTKPSSSNNKSVAGSGSGTGRDVGSSGEINRKPRGRPPGSKNKPKPPIVITRDSDAAMRPVILELSAGTDIVEMVSQYARRRHVGLCVLSGSGTVANVTLRLPVPHASTLILHGPYHILSLSATFLCSSVSSSKSSSSTSITSPSITISLAGAQGQVFGGTVAGSLTAASNVVLVAASFVNPSFQKLPICEEEETEDVKPNVGGCSASGTDACTETNTSMSMNVYNVQSPTPLSCQISPDVLSWPSTNRSSHY, from the coding sequence ATGGCAGAGTACGGTAGAGGAGGAAGCTCGCTCTCACAAACTCGAGACTACCACAGCCATACCTCCGAAGAAGACGACGATCATAGCCCCTCCAGAACCGGAGCTCTCTTCATGATTCATTCTGGAACCCGCAGCGATGTTACACCACCAACGAAGCCCAGCAGTTCCAACAATAAATCTGTCGCCGGTTCTGGCTCTGGAACCGGCAGAGATGTTGGGTCATCCGGTGAGATCAATCGGAAGCCCCGAGGCCGACCACCGGGTTCgaaaaacaaaccaaaaccaCCAATAGTGATTACCAGAGACAGCGACGCTGCAATGAGACCTGTTATTCTCGAACTCTCCGCCGGCACCGACATTGTAGAGATGGTTTCTCAGTACGCGCGCCGCCGCCACGTGGGGCTCTGTGTTTTAAGCGGTTCCGGCACTGTCGCGAACGTTACCCTTCGGTTACCTGTCCCTCACGCGTCTACTCTTATTCTCCATGGACCATaccacattctctctctctccgccACATTTCTGTgttcctctgtttcttcttcgaAATCGTCTTCTTCGACTTCGATTACTTCGCCGTCCATTACGATCTCTCTTGCAGGAGCTCAAGGTCAGGTCTTTGGAGGAACGGTTGCAGGATCACTTACTGCTGCTAGTAATGTTGTTTTGGTTGCAGCTTCGTTTGTTAATCCTTCGTTTCAGAAGCTTCCTATTTGTGAAGAGGAAGAAACAGAGGATGTGAAGCCTAACGTTGGTGGTTGCTCTGCTTCTGGGACTGATGCATGCACAGAGACTAATACAAGCATGTCCATGAATGTTTACAATGTTCAAAGTCCAACCCCTTTGAGTTGCCAAATTTCTCCTGATGTTTTGTCatggccctccaccaatcgttcTTCACATTACTAA